The following coding sequences are from one Thermostaphylospora chromogena window:
- the pknB gene encoding Stk1 family PASTA domain-containing Ser/Thr kinase codes for MDTTLADPLVGRLVDGRYRVESRIARGGMATVYLALDIRLDRTVALKVMHRSLAEDPAFVRRFCGEAKAAARLSHPNVVQVFDQGSDGDVVYLSMEHVPGRTLRDVLRERGRLGPREAVEALIPVLAALGAAHQIGMVHRDVKPENVLVTDDGRIKVVDFGLARAMEGDRHTRTGMMIGTIAYMSPEQVTEGHADPRSDVYAAGIMLFELVTGRQPYEGQNPMSVAYKHVHDTVPPPSALVPGTPPQLDALVARATDRDPDRRPADASAMLVLAVETHRSLPHDPEGSPPPPAPATQAVSLPPPSDAAPLSTAASPPASAPNRTLVQPRADLPDEETGSSDQESAAPARRLRLNWFLVALALVMVAAVAFSGWYFSRTSYVKVPADLVGKNVSAARSEAESRGFRVRLGKGVHDDKIPKDSVVRTEPAAGTEVETGSLLTLIPSLGPRLVGVPELSGLTEQEAKKRLTQAGLKVEKISRISHNEVQRGRVVRTSPPAGEEVKIGSKVEIVVSAGIALPDVRGMERDEAERVLQEKGFSVRVREVRGSGRSCTVIEQEPAAGTAVDKNETITLTVTRCMPEFSWPWGNRDDDGDGDEFIINVPDVTF; via the coding sequence ATGGACACGACGCTTGCGGATCCCCTCGTCGGGCGGCTGGTCGACGGGCGTTACCGCGTCGAGTCCCGGATCGCCAGGGGAGGCATGGCAACGGTCTACCTCGCCCTGGACATCCGGCTCGATCGCACCGTCGCGCTCAAGGTCATGCACAGGTCGCTCGCCGAGGATCCCGCTTTCGTGCGCAGGTTCTGCGGCGAGGCCAAGGCCGCCGCCCGCCTGTCCCACCCCAACGTGGTGCAGGTCTTCGACCAGGGCTCCGACGGCGACGTCGTCTACCTGTCGATGGAGCACGTCCCCGGCCGCACCCTGCGCGACGTGCTGCGCGAGCGTGGACGGCTGGGGCCCCGCGAGGCCGTGGAGGCCCTCATCCCGGTGCTCGCCGCGCTCGGCGCAGCCCACCAGATCGGCATGGTCCACCGCGACGTCAAGCCGGAGAACGTCCTCGTAACCGACGACGGCCGGATCAAGGTCGTCGACTTCGGGCTGGCCCGCGCCATGGAGGGCGACCGCCACACCAGGACGGGCATGATGATCGGCACGATCGCCTACATGTCGCCCGAGCAGGTTACCGAGGGCCACGCCGACCCGCGCAGCGACGTCTACGCCGCAGGCATCATGCTGTTCGAGCTGGTCACCGGGCGGCAGCCGTACGAGGGGCAGAACCCGATGTCGGTCGCCTACAAGCACGTGCACGACACCGTGCCCCCGCCGTCCGCCCTGGTGCCGGGCACGCCCCCGCAGCTCGACGCCCTGGTGGCCCGCGCGACCGACCGCGATCCGGACCGCCGGCCCGCCGACGCGAGCGCGATGCTCGTCCTCGCGGTCGAGACCCACCGTTCCCTGCCGCACGACCCGGAAGGCTCGCCTCCGCCCCCCGCCCCCGCGACGCAGGCCGTGTCCCTCCCCCCGCCGTCCGACGCCGCGCCGCTCAGCACGGCCGCCTCGCCACCCGCGTCGGCCCCCAACCGCACGCTGGTGCAGCCGCGCGCCGACCTGCCCGACGAGGAGACGGGCTCCTCCGATCAGGAGTCGGCCGCCCCGGCGCGCCGCCTGCGCCTCAACTGGTTCCTGGTGGCCCTCGCCCTGGTGATGGTGGCCGCCGTCGCGTTCAGCGGATGGTATTTCTCACGGACCTCCTATGTGAAGGTGCCGGCCGATCTGGTCGGCAAGAACGTCTCCGCGGCCAGGAGCGAGGCCGAAAGCCGCGGTTTCCGGGTGCGCCTGGGCAAGGGCGTGCACGACGACAAGATCCCCAAGGACAGCGTGGTCAGGACCGAACCCGCGGCCGGCACGGAGGTCGAGACGGGCTCGCTGCTCACGCTGATCCCCTCACTCGGCCCCCGGCTCGTCGGCGTGCCCGAGCTGAGCGGCCTGACCGAGCAGGAGGCGAAGAAGCGGCTCACCCAAGCAGGCCTGAAGGTGGAGAAGATCAGCCGGATCTCCCACAACGAGGTGCAACGCGGCCGGGTGGTGCGCACCAGCCCGCCGGCGGGCGAGGAGGTCAAGATCGGCAGCAAGGTCGAGATCGTGGTCAGCGCCGGCATCGCACTGCCCGACGTGAGGGGTATGGAGCGGGACGAGGCCGAGCGGGTCCTGCAGGAGAAGGGCTTCTCCGTACGCGTCCGCGAGGTGCGCGGAAGCGGCCGGTCGTGCACGGTCATCGAGCAGGAGCCCGCCGCCGGAACCGCGGTCGACAAGAACGAGACCATCACCCTCACGGTGACGCGCTGCATGCCCGAGTTCAGCTGGCCGTGGGGGAACCGCGACGACGACGGCGACGGCGACGAGTTCATCATCAACGTGCCCGACGTGACGTTCTAG
- a CDS encoding thiazole synthase, with the protein MMDDDLVIAGERFSSRLIMGTGGAPSLEVLDRALAASGTELTTVAMRRLDPTQQGSVLDVLRRRDIKVLPNTAGCYTAGDAVLTAKLAREALGTSWIKLEVISDERTLLPDPVETFDAAERLVAEGFVVLPYIGDDPALAKRLEQAGCAAVMPLGAPIGSGLGIRNPHNIELIVEAVSVPVILDAGIGTASDAALAMELGCDAVLLASAVTRAQRPEAMARAMRSAVEAGRLARLAGRIPRRRYAEASSPLTP; encoded by the coding sequence ATGATGGACGACGATCTCGTCATCGCCGGGGAGAGGTTCTCCTCGCGGTTGATCATGGGGACCGGCGGCGCGCCGTCGCTGGAGGTGCTCGACCGGGCGCTGGCCGCCTCCGGCACCGAGCTGACGACCGTGGCGATGCGGCGGCTCGACCCCACCCAGCAGGGCTCGGTGCTGGACGTGCTGCGCCGCCGGGACATCAAGGTGCTGCCGAACACGGCGGGCTGCTACACCGCGGGCGACGCGGTGCTCACCGCCAAGCTCGCCAGGGAGGCGCTGGGCACCTCCTGGATCAAGCTGGAGGTGATCTCGGACGAGCGCACCCTCCTGCCCGACCCCGTCGAGACCTTCGACGCCGCCGAGCGGCTGGTCGCCGAGGGTTTCGTGGTGCTGCCCTACATCGGCGACGACCCGGCGCTGGCCAAACGGCTGGAGCAGGCCGGATGCGCGGCCGTGATGCCGCTGGGCGCGCCGATCGGCTCCGGGCTGGGCATCCGCAACCCGCACAACATCGAGCTGATCGTCGAGGCGGTGTCGGTGCCGGTGATCCTGGACGCGGGCATCGGCACGGCCAGTGACGCCGCCTTGGCCATGGAGCTGGGATGCGACGCCGTGCTGCTGGCCAGCGCGGTGACCCGGGCGCAGCGGCCCGAGGCGATGGCGCGGGCCATGCGCTCCGCGGTGGAGGCCGGACGGCTGGCGCGGCTCGCGGGCCGGATCCCGCGCCGCCGCTACGCGGAGGCGTCCTCGCCGCTCACTCCTTAG
- the thiS gene encoding sulfur carrier protein ThiS, with the protein MKVLINGTPYELPDDATVAHAVRTLTQATTGIAVAVNEEVVARTSWTSTPLAEHDRVEVLTAVQGG; encoded by the coding sequence ATGAAAGTGTTGATCAACGGCACCCCGTACGAGCTTCCCGACGACGCGACGGTCGCGCACGCAGTGCGGACGCTGACCCAGGCCACCACGGGCATCGCGGTGGCGGTCAACGAGGAGGTCGTGGCCCGCACGTCGTGGACCTCCACCCCCCTGGCCGAGCACGACCGTGTCGAGGTGCTGACCGCGGTGCAGGGAGGGTGA
- the thiO gene encoding glycine oxidase ThiO, protein MIGGGVIGLAIAWRAALRGLDVAVADPAPATGASHAAAGMLAPVSEVTYTEEPLLRLGLDSLARWPAFAAELSQATGADLDLRHDGTLDVAFSSDDMAALGELAAFLDKLGLAVERLTGRECRRLEPMLAPSVRGGLLVAGDAWVDPRRVARALLAALRAAGVPLLRARVTEIDASGGEVRGVRLAAADGEDRTVAAERVVLAAGAWAGSIAGPPADVLPPVRPVKGQIMRLRSATPLLRHCVRGSVHGSPVYLVPRGDGELVVGATQEELGFDTSVTAGGLWELLRDARELVPGITELEVVDVVAGLRPGTPDNLPVIGPSALPGLYLATGHHRGGVLLCPLTAELVANLLTGERPDPAFPCSPDRFKDSKS, encoded by the coding sequence CACCGGCGCCTCACACGCGGCGGCCGGCATGCTCGCCCCCGTCAGCGAGGTGACCTACACCGAGGAGCCGCTGCTACGGCTCGGCCTCGACTCGCTCGCGCGCTGGCCGGCGTTCGCCGCCGAGCTGTCGCAGGCCACCGGGGCGGACCTCGACCTGCGCCACGACGGCACCCTCGACGTCGCCTTCTCCTCCGACGACATGGCCGCGCTCGGCGAGCTGGCGGCGTTCCTGGACAAGCTGGGGCTGGCCGTGGAACGGCTCACCGGGCGCGAGTGCCGCCGCCTGGAGCCCATGCTCGCGCCCTCGGTGCGGGGCGGACTGCTGGTCGCCGGCGACGCGTGGGTCGATCCGCGCCGGGTCGCCCGAGCGCTGCTGGCCGCCCTGCGCGCCGCGGGCGTGCCGCTGCTGCGCGCCCGGGTCACCGAGATCGACGCCTCCGGCGGCGAGGTCCGCGGCGTGCGGTTGGCCGCGGCGGACGGCGAAGACCGGACGGTCGCCGCGGAGCGGGTCGTGCTCGCCGCCGGCGCGTGGGCGGGATCCATCGCCGGACCGCCCGCGGACGTGCTGCCCCCCGTCCGCCCGGTCAAAGGCCAGATCATGCGGCTGCGCTCGGCCACGCCGCTGCTCCGCCACTGCGTGCGCGGCAGCGTGCACGGCTCCCCCGTCTACCTGGTACCGCGCGGCGACGGCGAACTGGTCGTCGGCGCCACCCAGGAGGAACTGGGATTCGACACGTCCGTCACCGCGGGCGGCCTGTGGGAGCTGCTGCGCGACGCCAGGGAGCTGGTGCCCGGCATCACCGAGCTGGAGGTCGTCGACGTGGTGGCGGGCCTGCGCCCGGGCACCCCGGACAACCTGCCGGTGATCGGACCGTCCGCGCTCCCCGGCCTCTACCTCGCCACCGGCCACCACCGAGGGGGCGTGCTGCTGTGCCCGCTCACCGCCGAACTGGTCGCGAACCTGCTGACGGGCGAGCGACCCGACCCCGCCTTCCCCTGCTCACCCGACCGCTTCAAGGATTCGAAGTCATGA